The Sus scrofa isolate TJ Tabasco breed Duroc chromosome 4, Sscrofa11.1, whole genome shotgun sequence genomic sequence CAGTGTAATATTTGAAATCTGCACTTCTTCATTGCTCAGTCTGTACATCCAGAGATAACAGAATTCTTCCATTCCTTCCTGTTGAATATCACCAATTTTAATAAGATCAAGCATGGGTTGTTTCGTGGTACACTtgcagtacattttttttttcagtaacttaGAAGTTGGCATTGTCCTCAGCTAGAATTCTCTGCCCCATTATGATTGGGTCTCATAACCCAGGAATGGCAAAATATGACCAGTCTTTGAAGTATTTTCAGTTGTTTGCAGTAGACAGGGATTTAGCCACTGTGCATTCCGTGTTGATTTTACAGCTGGAAAATTGATCCGCTTCTTTCCCACAGTGTTTTAAATAGGTGCACAAAGGCATCACCTTAGAAAATCAGACCGTCAGAATtaccctcttttcctcctttggcAGAATGCTTTATACCAATTACAGTGTCATTACTGGTTACAGCAGAATATTtctgagagaggcagagaagctgTCTCTTGAACAAAAGCATAACAGGAAAAGAGCTAGTCCTTGAGTCTCAGCACATCTGGAACCAGAGGAAACATACTGTATTAGCGTTTGTGACGTCAGTTGCCTTAACTGTGTTATTGTCATGTTTAAACCACAAAGGAGACTCAGGCAATTTGAACAGCATGAAGCATGAATTTGAACACCTTGCCTGCGTCTGACTACTGAAGAAGAAAGGCTATGTGAACCAGACACCAATTAACTTACCCACACACTTTACACTTTAATCAGATGAGTGGATAATTGCTATATTTTGCCTGTTTAGTGACAGCttctacattaaaatataataggaTCGATTGtaattttcacttaattttgCAAAAATGTCAGTtaggagttctcctcatggctcagcagaaacaaatttgactagcatccaagaggatgcaggttcaatccctggccttgctcagtgggttaaggatttggcgttgccgtgagctgtggtgtaggtcacagacatggctcagatccagcattactgtggctgtggtgtaggccagcagctacaactctgattcaccccctagcctgggaaccttcatatgccaagagtgcagccctaaaaagacaaaaaaaaaaaaaaaaaaaaaaaaaaaataggttacaTTTGGAGCCCCTGCAAAAGTAAAACTGAAATCTGCTCTTTAGGGCAAGTGTCCACTGAAACACAAGTCATATGAAGAAATTGGTTTTCATCATTTTCTGAATATATAATAGGATGAAATATCCAGTCCATCAGTAGCTGATAACAGTCACTTAGCCACATTCCAGTTTTCAATTTAAGAATCATATCTTTTTGAAAGAGGTTACCAGTATTAAAATTTCTTTGTCTCCTAAAAATAACTTGCTAAACTAGCATTCATGAATTGTGAGGAATCATTTAACTCTTATATCAATTGGATCTGCAGGAAATTGGTTTCTTCCTCTGAGAAATACAATTGCTGACATTTATGATCACTTATCCACGAATTTGCAAAGGTTTCAATCCATTTAGAAGTTTTGGTTTAAGTAGACTTACTCTTGGCCATACATTCCATCTCTCACAGCACTCTGACACACCTCTGCACTGAGGCATGTCTGCACAGGTACTGTGCTCTAAGCCACCAGACCCACTGGTGTGCTCACTGCCCCTTGGGTCACAGGTGTGTCGGACACTGCTCCCCCTGCTCGGACTGGGCTGCCCAATGCAAGCACCACTTTCTGTGATTTGAAAAAAGGTGGGGAAAATTACTTCAGCCAAATCATTTCTTTCCCCCAAGAGACAAAAGGCCACAATCCTCACCTGTCAGAGCACCAAAAGGTTTTACCCATTTCAGGAGTGCCTGTTTTTATGAAGACAATTCTCTTCTTCCCTGGACCCAGAAATCCCTGTGCATGTGATGATACTGATATCAAGAGTCACTCTTCACCTCGGGTGACGCGTTCAACTCTTTCAGGCCTCTGGTGTCTGCATTGAGTGTTCCTTCCTTGGACTAACTGGCTCACAAGGTGCCTAAAAGAGTTTTCAGTTGCTTATATCTTCCTATAACAGAGAGCGTGACTAGCGCCGGCTTGCAcaagttaaaatgatttttagacGTTAAGATATGTGCAGAAACATTTTTGCATTCTTAGATATATATTCTCTAGTGCCTTGTAAAAACGCGAAGCTTTAATAATGCCACGTTGACCGTCCTATGTTGATGCTTCCCGAGAGCTCCCGAAATCGCCACTGCTTTCCCCAAGTGCGACGCTTATCCAGTGGGATTTCAGGGGACCTGTGAACTGTCCATTCTGAGCAATGCATTAAAATGTGTTTGACAAATATAAAGACGCCTACAGATATTACATCAGACCAGCTGAATccattttatggtttcttttttttttttttaattcaaaagcaTCACGTagcaaataaaactttaaaacattaaatctAGTTACAAACtagttgtttcttatttttttttccagtccccttttgctttcttttacgACCACATGAAACTTGAGAAGCCACCTAAAGCTAAATCACTTAGTGGAGTTGGGCAGTTCCCAAGTGTCCAACAAGAAGGCCTGGTTTAGGCTGCGATGGCCACTGTCATTCCTGGTGATTTGTCAGAAGTAAGAGATACCCAGAAAGTCCCTTCAGGGAAACGTAAGCGTGGTGAAACCAAACcaagaaaaaactttccttgccAACTGTGTGACAAGGCCTTTAACAGTGTTGAGAAATTAAAGGTTCACTCCTACTCTCACACAGGAGAGAGGCCCTACAAGTGCATACAACAAGACTGCACGAAAGCCTTTGTTTCTAAGTACAAATTACAAAGGTATTAAACTCTATTTGTCTTTCagattctattttctattttgttggcCGTTTGAAGCCACTGTAAACGTTACCTCTTTGTCTGCACATCTTTCCGCTGATTTGCAGAGAGAAATGTTAAGTAGATTAGACGTTGGCTAGTCTGAGCATTCTAAGTCacaggcttttatgggctagtgTTTTTAGAGTCTTCTTAAATGCAATGCTTAATGGGAGTAGACTTTTCATTTGTACAAAGAGGTTGCAAGAAAAGGGTGTGGACGTTAACGTGAGTACATTCAGTCTTGCTCAGTTGCATCTGTAATCGCTAAAAACCAGCGAAACCTAGAGTGGCGACTTAGATGGCTCCAGCTGTGCAGTGTTGAGGTGTGTTAACTGTCCTGGTAGCAGAGGAGGGAAGTTCTGTGTTAGCTAGCAGCTTAGCTTCCGTGTGAACGGTGAGCGCAGGCCACTTTTGTCCCGAGGCTTACAGAATCTGTCTGTGTTCAAGGCACATGGCTACCCACTCTCCTGAGAAAACCCACAAGTGTAATTATTGCGAGAAGATGTTTCACCGGAAGGATCACCTGAAGAACCACCTGCACACACACGACCCCAACAAAGAGACGTTCAAGTGCGAAGAGTGCGGCAAGAACTACAACACCAAGCTCGGCTTCAAGCGGCACCTGGCCCTGCACGCGGCCACGAGCGGCGACCTCACCTGCAAGGTCTGCCTGCAGACGTTCGAGAGCACGGGTGTGCTGCTGGAGCACCTGAAGTCCCACGCGGGCAAGTCGTCGAGCGGCGTCAAGGAGAAGAAGCACCAGTGCGAGCACTGCGACCGGCGCTTCTACACCCGCAAGGACGTGCGCAGGCACATGGTGGTGCACACGGGCCGCAAGGACTTCCTGTGCCAGTACTGCGCGCAGAGGTTTGGGCGCAAGGACCACCTGACGCGGCACATGAAGAAGAGTCACAATCAGGAGCTCCTGAAGGTCAAGACGGAGCCCGTGGACTTCCTGGACCCCTTCACCTGCAACGTCTCCGTGCCCATCAAAGACGAGCTCCTCCCGGTCATGTCCCTGCCCTCCAGCGAACTGCTGTCCAAGCCCTTCCCCAACACGCTGCAGCTGAACCTCTACAACACTCCGTTCCAGCCCATGCAGAGCTCGGGGTCGGCGCACCAGATGATCACCACTCTGCCGCTGGGCATGACGTGCCCGCTGGACATGGACGCTGTCCACCCCTCCCACCACCTGTCCTTCAAATACCCGTTCGGTTCTACCTCATACGCCATCTCTATTCCCGAGAAAGAACAGCCGCTGAAGGGGGAGATCGAGAGCTATCTGATGGAGCTGCAGGGCGGCGCGCCCTCGTCCTCGCAGGACTCTCCAGCGTCGTCGTCTAAGCTCGGGCTGGAGCCCCCGCTGGGGGCCCTGGATGACGGCGCGGGGGACCTCGCCCTGTCCAAAAGCTCCATTTCTATCAGCGACCCCCTGAACACCCCGGCCTTGGACTTCTCCCAGTTGTTTAATTTCATCCCGCTAAACGGCCCTCCCTATAACCCGCTGTCGGTGGGGAGCCTGGGCATGAGCTACGCCCAGGAGGAAGCGCATTCTTCCGTGTCTCAGCTCCCCGCGCCTGCGCAGGACCTCCAGGATCCTGCCAACCCCATAGGGCTCAGCTCTCTACACTCGCTGTCGGCGGCTTTCACCAGTAGTCTGAGCACAAGCACCACCCTGCCACGTTTCCATCAAGCGTTTCAGTAGGATCCCAAGACGTGGATCTGCGACAGAAATGTATGTCCACCCCTGCCTTAGGTGACCGTTTTCATTTTAGTGCCTACTTTAAGACGGTATACAAATGTCTGCTTCAGTATAGTACCAACTTCCATTAAGCCAGTATAAAAGAGAAACTAGCTTTTTAAATGAGCTTTGGAACCGTTCGTGTTCAGTTATGTTTACCTGGGTATTTTGTCCTGATTCACTGCCAATTGTCAGCTCTGAAGATGATTTCTCTCCTAGGAAAGCCATCAAGAGTAGTAAAGTCTTACAGAGTCGGTGTTCAGCTTCCTTGTAGATCTCAAAAGTTTCATTTTTGTCCGAGAACAATGGCTCTACCTTTTGACCTTCGGCTCATCACAAAATTTGGCAGTAGAATgtgaattttctaaaatgtgtgtGAATAACCTAAGAGttcttcaatttttaataatCAGATGCTTCAAATGCATTAAGAATCCGGTCTGGGGACATAACCTATGTTTCTTAGCTACATCCTAATTTCGGGTCAGTATATTTTGAAGACTTACTATTGTCCGGCTCACACATCTGCCGTCTCTCATGCACATATAAGGAGAACAAAACCTAAACACAAAGCGTCAGTATTTCTGGCAAAAAGAAACTAAGTACGGTGACACGGCATTCCATGTTACCCAGTACTTGGTCTGAGATTAGTATGCAGGATATTTTGTCACGTTTTAGACTCTTTGCTCTCTTTCCGCTTGAAAATACCAATGATGCACGGCCCCCGAGTCTTCAGGCAGTCTGTAGTTAGAGCTCTTCGTCTTGTCCGTCTTTCAAGGCCAGAGGGTGGGTCCAGCGCAGCCAGCAGTTCCCCTGGGATTGTCAGCCCACAGTTGGTCCAGGATCCAGAGCCCTTGGGGAGTGTAGGTGTGTTTGtcctgggggttgggggctgggggtggcggtgggggggctGTCTCCACCTCTAGGGTGAGAGACCCCAACCCAGAGATGGGTGTGAGGCCTGCGGCCCTGCCTGGAACTTGTCCTGGGGTCACGTCGCCTGTCACCAGAGTGGACACAAGACTGCTTAGGGGTCGGGGGAAAGCATATCGCTTGCTGAATTCAATACAGTTTTCTCACCCTCAGAGCTTAAAGCAGAAAACACAACAGTCCTGCTCCCACACTATTCCTCTTATTCAGTGTTAATCCATCCCCTTTCCTTGCTAGTTTCAGACGGAGACTTTAAAGttaaatgcatttgaaaactATTTGAGGAATGACCACAAAGTTTCAAGCgactaaaaatatatacagtaaaacCCCACTTTTACACGTCTCTGGGAAACAGGAGGAACGTTGCAAAGAAACTTTgcaaaaaaatgttgaatttgtggggggaggggggagtaaAGCAGAACAAGCACCATCTTAGTTAATGTGAAAACAACAATTGAGAACACAGTGTTCAGCGAATGCAGCAGTTATTGCGCGCTTTCCTCCTGTTAGACAACAAGCCTCTCTTCTCAAAGGTCAGATtagtattctttttgttttttctaataatCGGTTGTGGTATCAACCATGAAACATATCTGCTAAGCACTTGTTAACACCTTATTTGGGGACCCTGTCTGTTGGGGTGGGTGTAAGGGGGGGGTTATAGAAGAATAtatatctcttaaaaaaaaagagagagagagaaaactattTCTGAGCACTCATTAGCCCTAGATGGAAGCTTTTATAGGGTCAGTTTTCACTGCAGATTTGATGTTTACcaagaatttctaaaaatgagTGCAGATTACTGAATataatgcattatttaaaatattggggAAGTAGTATAATTTGTGGAGAAATGTAAATTGTAATAATGTAAATGGGGTTTcactatatatatgaatatattatacacacacgtATCGCACTTCATAGAATCAGAGTTGCTCTCTTAAGGAGCGTTGGCTCCTGATCTTTTATCATGctcctatcttttttttaatcctgggAGCAGTAGTTTTTTGTAcgtatgtatttaaattttattattaaaagttacattttattaaaaaaaatgtgttccaaaggcattaaaattatatatgttaataaggaaatacatttaaaattttttcaaactgCTCCTAAGCTTTTGATTAGGAGACTCTTTGCTCTGAAAGTAGGCTTCTAGCACTGCTTTATTACTGCTTCCTTTAGTTTCTATGAAACAGATTGCTTACTTAAATCATTAGTTGAATGATTAGTGTTCAGTATTGCTTTAATCACCATGGGGgggggagaggaaaaagaaaagtggtgacagagcacaaataaatagaaaaacctattttttaaatagaaatcacAAATACGAGTGTGGAAGCCCTACTTTATTTTGTCTAAAATTTGCTTAAAGAGAAGTCCAATTAATGAACTGAGACATTGGCCTTAGTAGGCTGTATTTCACtgctaataaaacatttaaaagggaGTACCAGGATTTATTAACTAAAGCATTTTGGAAACGGGGAATGGCGCCATGCAGGTATATCTACTTTGAGCCTCATTCTCACCCTGTGTGGATTTCAGATACACGAAAACACGTCTTCCAGGGCACCAGTGCTGAAATCGTGGACTCTTCACTTGCATATGTACACACCCCCTTGCCTGTTGCTGCGCACAGACTCGAAATAACACTTCCAAGGAAGAGGAAAGTCAgctaagacattttttaaattgaccgCAGTGGTCACTAAACCCTTTTTGAGAGAATCTCTGTTAAACATGAGGCAGACTCATTTATCTTAATTGCACAATGGTCTGACAAGGCTGTAACACCAaaccggcttttttttttttttttttcccctcctagaAAAACAGTTGATGCTTATTTTTATGTCAACTGGATGtggttaaaaataattattgccaATGCTGTTTTCATTCTCCAGTGGCCAGAATCATCATCCTTGAAATTTCTAGTAGTGCCTttgcttggtttaaaaaaaaaaaaaaaaaaaaaaaaagggattatcATTAAGTAAAGATATTTCAGTTTAGAATTCGGACCTCAGACAAGATATTGAACCTCATTCAGTTTGACCTTCCACATGGTTGTACCAGTTAGATCACCGGACACGGAAGCACGAACGTGGAAGGATCTTGGCACCATAAGCAATACTCTGCTTTGACGTAAGGCAGATACCATCGTTACAGTTATTGGTCACTGTTACCAATTTGCATTTTAAACTCCTCTTCACAAGGTTCTGCTTTCTAAAGCTTCAGTTGTCCTGGCTGATCATGCACCAACCACTCTGTGCAGCTTCTCCATTTCACTTAGGGTTTCCTCCACGCTATGTGTTTTTGCCtctttgttgcttgtgctttattATTCTTAGTCACTTGTGGAATAGAGTGATATATTGTGTTAATTTGGACAGTAGCggtttttaaaaaccatatacTGACTGAAACATGAGCCAGAGCTAATTGCTTTATTAAGCTAATAATGAATGTTAAAAGAGTACATATTTTCAGGATCATTCATCTAGTAAGCAATACACATAtataggccaatatttttttaaaaaaatagagcttGGTCAACCTCTATACTACACATATTACAAGATATAGCACTTTCAAAACGAATCTAAACCTTTACAGAAACTTTCTTATAGgttatgccttttattttaagACTTATTATAATTTGTTTCAAGTGCCATTAGATGATATATATGTAGGCCTTTGATATATAATGCTTTGTGTTTGAAAATGGTAGATGGTATTTTAAACAGGTACATTTTTACAGTGTTTTCTTATCAATTTGCTATATTGCACAGGATCAGTGTGTGTCTTTTCATAAGGTTTtacaatggtttatttttttacaagGTTTACGTGTCTCAAAACACACTGTCTTCCcagtatgtaaattaaaaaaaaaaaaaccagttcaCCCAAGTTGCTTCTAGCCTACTGAGATCCACGTGACGGAGATCTTTTCAATATTGAGTCTTCTTCATTAGCAATGGCAGACTGTTATCTCTGAGAAACGAGCGCCTACGTTGACCTCGTCTTATTTTTCTCACATGGCATCAGCGTTGCAGCCACAACATAGGGCATCTGTTGCAATTCCATAGATCCGCAGAGGTTGCGCTATGTACTTCTGTGCTAAAACCCCACACAGAGCTCCTGTGCTATCATATAAAGCAACATCACAGTACCCATGGCGGTAAAGGCACGCTTAGGTCACCCCCTGATCCTTCTACAAGGTTTTCATCCCCCTGAGGATGGAAGGCAGTGTCTTTTGATGAGTTATCTAGCTTAGAAATGACAGAACTATTGCTAATGTGTAACACCCTTCGTTGTATAAGCTTCAGTGGTACCGATGAACCAGAATGAATGTGTATCTTCTCAGAAACCCTCCTTCAATATTCTGTTGGGTCATGCTGCTAATGTAACTTGGGACACAACTCTCCATGGTGCTACAGACTCCTCTGTCTCGttcagtcatatttttttttatccatagGAAAAAAAGGACTCCATTAGGGGTAAAGGtgtacaatatatttttatactgtGACTTCACGTGTCCTTAACAGACTTTCACACCACCCACCACGACGTATTCACGTGCACTTGCAAAAGGAGATCTCGGATGTGCAAATGTCACCAGAACAAACCCAGCTTCTGTCCACAAGGTGACTGTACTTCAGAACACCCCGCGGGCTCTGTGATAGGGTGTGGAGTGAAGATCATGCTGTGTGTGACTAACAGCCCTTTGCGTTTAACAAAAACTGGGAATCCATTCGGAAATGGATCGCATCAGGCCTGACCATAAGCTGGACTGCTGAGATGGTATTTTTAGCTGACAAAAAAGTGTTTGGACTAGTCCTCGAAGAATGTTCTAATGATAAAAGTTTTGAGTCAAAATAGAAAAACTCTGCATTCCAGGCTgaactttgtatatttttagtgCATTTAAAATCGCTCTTCTGTGATATTGAGAAATTAAGTGGCTTATCATGTATATCATGTACTTAAAATGTATTCACAAACTACTGttgtatttgtataaaatatagaCAAAGAtggtatttttgtgtgtggataaGCTCTGTAAAATAGCAATCACGTTATGAAGCTGCAGTGATACGACCTTTTAAACATCCACATCCAAAGAAGCAGGCTATTTATTGTCCACTTACccagatataaaatattaatttgctgCTAATTAAACAATAGTACTGCAGCTTCTTGTGGCCTACAGTGTTATGTTTgctgtaagaaaaaaagatatgtgaattccacaaaatatatgaataaaattatagaatgGCTTTAGATAATGCAGCTCTTCCTGAAATTTTAATAGATGATCCATTTCTATTtgggataacttttttttttcttccctttgagttttacatattttctcatCTGGTAAATACAAAGTTCGAATAGCTGGCTCCAGGACAATACTTTGTGGTTGAAATGTAAAGTTCTAGGGttggtttctttggttttgtttgaaaACTCTTGTACCTTTTAAAGGAAGGATagaaattgtaaataaaaaagtcaaaacatCATGCATCAAAACTTTAATCCAGGGGAGAATTCAAAAAAGCATCCCAACAGGCTATTCGAATGCGTAAATTGATAATGTTTCTTGTTCACGTGAGTTAAAATTGGCATTAAGCCTGCCTTTAGCACTGTCTGTCAGTCctgtaaattatcttttttagaAGTTCCCTTTGGGCTGTCTGTCTAAAATTTTGCTGCAAATCCTCCCTTGACAATTCATCCGGACCTAAATGATAAACACGTATCATTTCATCTAAAACTCATCAGTTAAACAGTCAGGAATGCAACTTCCAAAGAGAGAGATTCATTCTGATAATTCAATTAAGAAtctgtccagggagttcccgtcatggtgcagcagaaccaactagtaaccatgaggttgtgggttcagtccctggcctccctcagtgggttgaggatcccatgttgctgtggctgtggtgtagatcagcggctccagctctgattcgacccctagcctgagaacttccatatgccgtaggtgtggccctaaaaagcaaaaaaaaaaaaaaaagaatctgtccaGAAAGCAGCTGCAGAAACCCGTTCTTTTGTATCTCACAACCCGTCTTTCAGGACAGTAGGAAAAATCCCTTCTTTACCTTTGGCGACCCTGATTCCCTGTTTAAGGTTGTCTCCCttcagagaggggaagaaaatgcCGATGACTCCAGACTGGGCACGTCTCTCTTCTCGTCCCTCTTCTCACACACTTAATTCCAGCAAATTTAAAAGCATTGCTTTTTTCATTCTTAGCATTAACaatgcataatttttatttaaattcatgcatatgaaatatttcaaggactggaaagagaaggaaaatgctaTTGCTTTTTATAGTTAGAATACTTTGAAAAGGAATGTCAGGGATTAATTCCTGTATGGTGTAGTCTCCCTTGTACGAAGGTAATTGGAAATGCAGTTTGGTTATTGCACCGTAGACCCAGCAGGGCTGAGACTCTTTCGTCTATGTTATTGTTAAATGAAAACTTAGTCCTGACGGTTTACcacaaaggggaggaaggagtcCAGTCTGGCTGGAGACAGCTTGAGTTTTGCTACCACTTTTCCTTAACTGAGCATTTCTCAAGCAAAAGGCCTTGCTTCGTGCTCAGTCCTAGGACCCTTCCAAAGAAGTCAGCTTTCTAAAAAGAAGTTGTTTCCTGACCAAGCATCAGAGTGAAGACGGCAGCACTGTGGCCGTTGTGGGAAAAGAAGTGCAAATACTGCCTTGAGTGATATACCCCATTACCCTTTTTTATAGATCAAAAACGGTCAGATGCTGGCAGTTTCAGCCTAAAACAGTAACTAAAATGCAGAAGGTCTTGACTTCACCTGCATGCTCTTCAACACCAAGGTCAATAATAAAACGTTCCACACTGAGGATGTTTGACTCGTGGCTAGTGGGATGGTGCATTTTAGGTGTCAGGGTGGCTAGGCCTTGCTGCCCGGAGTAGATGCCTAGGCTAGTCAAACGCCAGTCTAGACATTGCTGTGGAGGTATTTTTCGGATGTCCCCAACATTTATAATCCGTTGACACTACATAAAACAGACTGCCCTCCAGAACGTGGGTGAGCCTCACCCAATCCGTGGGAGGCCTTAAGAGAAAACACTGAGTTCCCACTGCCCAAAGGGAAGTCCGCCTCCTGACAGCCTCCAGACTCCAGCCGGCCTGCCCTGCAGATTTCAGACTTGTAGAGCTCCACAATCACGTGAGCCACAGTCTTAAATCTCTTAGCTCTGTTATATGTGTGACCCATGGCTTCAGTTTCTCCGGAAAACACTAACACAGCCAGTTTCAACTGCTGCTCTGCAAAGGTGCTGGTTTTCCCTTGAAGGAAATGGAAACATCTTTCCTTCTGATAAAGACTGTTAGGGCAAAGGAGATAAATCCCCAGGTCCTAACTGCTtgagaaaagaagcagaaaaagaaccTAGTGCCTGGTGGAGATTGTACCAAGAAAAGAGTTCCCAGATGCTCCTTCCTCCTGTTACTGTGGTGGCCACTGTTGTAGGTAAAAACGGTTTTCTCCTAATAAacaagtttcctttttaaaaaagtgtcaaCAGGCTAATCTTGCTTTACTTGCTAGAGGCATCCTTGACAGGTCAACCAACATTGATTCAAAATGCACAAGGGGAAACATTTGtaaattcaatctttttttttttttttgaaaatacgGTCCATTTCTAGTAATACCTCCGTCAAGGTTTTGAGATTCTGGAGGAGATGAGAGTCAGAAGTGCACTGGCTCCTCACATAAGCTGTGGAAGTTTCCTGTTTTATGGTAGCAGAACCTTTGTGAAAGTGtaacttttgattttttcaaTCTGGATTAGAGAACCTTAAACTTCTCGGGGCCCCTTTCAAAATGTCTGTGTGGTCCATAGTCTTATTGGTATGATGTTGGTAAACTGCTGTTTCTAAAAACACATATTCGGTCTGCTATTCATATCCACACACCCCTGATGACATTTCTAAGAAGGCTCCTGTAACCAGATTTTCATGCCCTAGGAATGTTCATTGTGTAAGTAGGTTAATAGCCTAAGCCATGCCCTATTTGAGATTTTAAGATATGTCAGCTTTCCCACCTCAGAATGAGTGGTGATCAGTGGCTGTAACAGCCACTGTAACACCCTTACAAGCATCTCAAAGATCATTTTGGTTACAGACCTCAGGCAGACAAGTTCAGCTTGTCCCCAGTTTTCCAAGTTACATTATCTTTCGCAGGAGTAAAATATACTTACTACGGCATCCTCTGGCCTAAATTCTTTCATGTGATATTCTCATGGTTATTCCTAAATTGTACATTTGCTGGAAGATTTCAGGGTAGTACCAGTAAGTGATTTGAAGGACCCTGAAAATGCTCATCCGTTCCTGACAGTGTCTGCCCGTTGGCATCTTTTCCCCTTCCTGTCATGTCCATGTGAAATCGCTCactgtttcttgtgtttatccGCCGCTTTGTCCTCTTCTCCATCCCTGAAACGTCTGCTTTCTCTACTTCTGCCAAAGTCTCACCATCCAGCAGCCCTTTCTTGATGCTACTAGCTCCTCCATTCACAGTACATTCTCTGCCGCACCCACTGAAacgtatcttattttttttccctacacaCGTTTATTACGTCTTCTCAGGGATGTGcgtattttttaattcttctaagCCCTTGAGGGAAAGCCTTGTCCATGTAGCGCCCTATCCATGGCAGATAATCAACACGTATTTGTTGCCTGGAGAGCAAGGACAGCTCGTACCTTTCTCAACTACCTTTTTTCCCTCCCAGATATATTAGATTTGGTCTTTATTGCAAATATC encodes the following:
- the PLAG1 gene encoding zinc finger protein PLAG1 isoform X2 — protein: MATHSPEKTHKCNYCEKMFHRKDHLKNHLHTHDPNKETFKCEECGKNYNTKLGFKRHLALHAATSGDLTCKVCLQTFESTGVLLEHLKSHAGKSSSGVKEKKHQCEHCDRRFYTRKDVRRHMVVHTGRKDFLCQYCAQRFGRKDHLTRHMKKSHNQELLKVKTEPVDFLDPFTCNVSVPIKDELLPVMSLPSSELLSKPFPNTLQLNLYNTPFQPMQSSGSAHQMITTLPLGMTCPLDMDAVHPSHHLSFKYPFGSTSYAISIPEKEQPLKGEIESYLMELQGGAPSSSQDSPASSSKLGLEPPLGALDDGAGDLALSKSSISISDPLNTPALDFSQLFNFIPLNGPPYNPLSVGSLGMSYAQEEAHSSVSQLPAPAQDLQDPANPIGLSSLHSLSAAFTSSLSTSTTLPRFHQAFQ
- the PLAG1 gene encoding zinc finger protein PLAG1 isoform X1 gives rise to the protein MATVIPGDLSEVRDTQKVPSGKRKRGETKPRKNFPCQLCDKAFNSVEKLKVHSYSHTGERPYKCIQQDCTKAFVSKYKLQRHMATHSPEKTHKCNYCEKMFHRKDHLKNHLHTHDPNKETFKCEECGKNYNTKLGFKRHLALHAATSGDLTCKVCLQTFESTGVLLEHLKSHAGKSSSGVKEKKHQCEHCDRRFYTRKDVRRHMVVHTGRKDFLCQYCAQRFGRKDHLTRHMKKSHNQELLKVKTEPVDFLDPFTCNVSVPIKDELLPVMSLPSSELLSKPFPNTLQLNLYNTPFQPMQSSGSAHQMITTLPLGMTCPLDMDAVHPSHHLSFKYPFGSTSYAISIPEKEQPLKGEIESYLMELQGGAPSSSQDSPASSSKLGLEPPLGALDDGAGDLALSKSSISISDPLNTPALDFSQLFNFIPLNGPPYNPLSVGSLGMSYAQEEAHSSVSQLPAPAQDLQDPANPIGLSSLHSLSAAFTSSLSTSTTLPRFHQAFQ